One stretch of Danio rerio strain Tuebingen ecotype United States chromosome 6, GRCz12tu, whole genome shotgun sequence DNA includes these proteins:
- the si:dkey-195m11.8 gene encoding fidgetin-like protein 2, protein MMQWSSEWAEQHYDVSSTTSPPVHPKPLPFPQPSRPAFSGYSDDISALSASSLLKRYAERYSFNSALPEHGSFLRSEQPQEPWPGGYSTEGPAGLDPLKASGSDLSEPQYSSAPTQDYPSSYSSQHLLPKPSYLPSPAFALPSAYLPPAPGYAYPQQCYPHNTPSLLTSGLHTPTPLHGAAELPRNRKIGFDQSKTARVSPYTIRDKSERQNGDSGGSVNESCGTDIQSYRPERLSTLPDLEADAEGKSSHLRPLETRSYGGPGQYTYP, encoded by the coding sequence ATGATGCAGTGGTCATCCGAGTGGGCGGAGCAACACTATGATGTCTCCTCCACCACATCTCCACCAGTTCATCCTAAGCCCCTCCCATTTCCTCAGCCCAGTCGTCCTGCATTCTCTGGCTACAGTGATGACATCAGTGCGCTCAGTGCCTCCAGCTTACTAAAGCGCTACGCCGAGAGGTACTCCTTCAACTCTGCCCTACCAGAACATGGGAGTTTCCTGAGAAGTGAGCAGCCCCAGGAGCCATGGCCAGGGGGGTACAGCACAGAGGGGCCTGCTGGTTTAGACCCACTGAAGGCCAGCGGAAGTGATCTCTCCGAGCCACAATACAGCAGTGCTCCCACTCAAGATTACCCTTCATCttacagcagtcagcatcttctgCCCAAACCATCCTATCTTCCATCACCAGCGTTTGCCTTGCCATCTGCATACTTGCCCCCTGCACCAGGCTACGCTTATCCCCAACAGTGTTACCCCCACAACACCCCATCTCTTCTGACCTCGGGTCTGCACACCCCTACACCTCTCCACGGGGCAGCTGAACTCCCACGAAACCGGAAGATCGGCTTCGACCAGTCCAAAACTGCCAGAGTGTCACCTTACACAATCAGGGATAAGAGTGAACGGCAGAATGGTGACAGCGGTGGAAGTGTCAACGAAAGCTGTGGGACGGACATCCAGAGCTATAGGCCAGAGAGACTTTCCACTCTGCCCGATCTCGAGGCAGATGCTGAGGGTAAGAGCAGTCACCTGCGGCCTCTGGAGACACGCTCTTATGGAGGTCCAGGACAATATACGTATCCCTGA